The DNA sequence TCTATGAGACTAGAGAGTTAAGTAATTTTATGAACATAAATTGATTTATCAATTTCTCACTCTATTGATGGTGAGatgtattttttgtattatcTCACACAGTCACACAAGGCTGATTTATAAGCAATTGTGGCTGATACTAGTTAAatacattaccaaaaaaattgttttgcttTTTAAGTTCCACCACTagtcttagaatgtgggtttggacctaactcaaccccaaaagctagcccATAGGGTGAGGGTTGCCCCCCACATATATACTCTATCTTGGTCTTATCTCTAGCCAATGTAGGACTTGTTTTTTCCAATACACCTCCTCATGCCCAACACTTTTGGACTTGGTGCGTGGATAACATAGTGGGTGGTCCTTTGAATAGATCCTGGATAGGTTCTgatatcatcttagaatgtgggtttgaGCCTAATTCAATCCCAAAACCTAGCTCGTAGGGTGAGGGTTGCCCTCCACATATATACTCTATCTTGGCCTTATCTTTGGCCTCTAGCCAATGTGAGACTTGGGTTTTTCCCAATACTTAGCATTGAAATGCATgggtaaattttcttttttggggATTTTGCTTCTTCTTTATATGTGTGCCCTCAAGAGTAGGTTTCCATCCTTTTTAATAAACTTCTAGAATTTGGGCTTATGGCTTAACTTTATGAAATAAGCTTGTTATCTGAGAATGCTCTATTTAAGTCATATCTCTAGTCGGTGTAGGACTAAACACCAACCTTGAGAGACTACAACTAAGACAACCCCCAAAGAGCCACAACTAAGGCAAGCTGGGGGTGACTACAATTAAGGCGACTTTCCAACACTCTCCCTCACACCCAAGGCTACTAGCCTAGAGCATGGCAATGTAGGTTGTCCAACAATGGATTTGGGATAGGTTTTGATACCATTTTAAAATTTGGGCTTAGGGCCTCTAACTGAACCCCACAAAATCAGTTTGTTTGTAAGGTGAGCGTTGCTGAAGCATTATAAGGTCTATCTCTAGTCAATGTGGGACTAAACACTACCCTTGAGACTTCAATTAAGGCAGCCCCTAAATAGGGGCAACTAAAGCAAGCTAAGGTCCAAGGTTGGCCATAACTAAGGCGACTTTCCAACATAAATCATTACTTCACTTTAAAACAGATATCCATCTGGTCAAAATCAATCTGAATGACTGAATgcctttcaatttattttatgataggTTGAAGTAAAAGATGGTGATTTTGGATGTTTTTATTTATCTGAAAATCTCGATGAACCAGAGGACTCTAAGCAGATTGCCAAAAAAACTGACTGGGAAGACTATTTGTATGAACTACCTCAGCCTCTACCAGATGCCCTTCATCAACATGCCAGTAAGCAAAGATGTCTATTATCTAATTACATAATCTTGGTGAATTTAGTGGTCTTAATTTATTGTTGTTATGTTGCATTTGTTTATAGTTGAATTTTAGTTTATCTGTTGACAATCAAATACTCTGGTTGGTTCAATTTTCAGCTCCTGGTGGTCCTGTAAATTTATACAATAGCCAAAACTTTTGCTTTCACCTTGGTCCAACTATTAGTGAAGCCGAAGACCAATGCATAAATCCTGAAGGCTTTGCCAGTTTCATTGGTCTTCTTGAATCAATTCCTTTACATGATACTGGTTCCAGTAATGGGTCTGCTGATTATTCAATGCCCGATTTAAGGTAAATTTATCTGCTTTGAATTCCTATACGTTCATTAGTGTATAGGTCAATATAGTTCCTAGTAAAATATAGGAGGGTTAATATCTTGTGGAAAAGTCACTTTTTAATTCGTACATTTTTTAGATTCCCTTGGCTTTGATATTATATGGATGGTCAGTACTATCATGAATGCCATCATGTTTCATTGTATTGTGTTTTTGTGAATTTGATGcttgaaaatgtttttctttagcCCAACAATTAAGCCAATATGCATTTTGGTGTATAGGTATGTATTGAAGAAGAGTTTTGGACGTGGATCATATGGTGAAGTATGGTTGGCTTTTCATTGGAATTGTAATCAAGATAGTAATTCTGCAAAAATGAGCAAGGATGACAAAAATACAACCAGCAGCTCAACTGCTTCTGATTGTCAGGATGGTTCTACTAACTACACCCTGTACATTTTGAAGCGTATAATGGTAATATATTTGAGTGATTTAGAACTGCTTTTAATGGTTTCAGTGGATTACCATTATGCATATGTAAGCATGTAGCAGAAATAACTCTTAAATGCACTACACAGGTGGAGAGGGGGTCTGCTGTTTACTTAAGTGGGCTGAGGGAGAAGTATTTTGGAGAAATTTTCTTAAATGCCTCTACATGCTTTGAAGATCCTCTATCAGCTGGCAAATCAAACTGTGTCTTAGAAACATCACAGTTTGGTCCTGAGAAATCATTTCCAAACAAATTTCGGCTACAACGAACCACATATGAAGAAGGTTTGAATCATATTGCAAGATATGTGGAGTCTTTTGAGTCTCAAGCCAATGAAATATGGCTTGTATTTAGTTATGAAGGTTTGTCATTGTCAAAACTTTTATATGCCGTGGAAGATGCGTATGGTACTGCTGAGAAAGAAAGACTTGAGCAAGCTAAACATGTTCAGATACTACGTCCATCAAAGTGGTGGCATTGGTTAAAAACAGCAGAAGAAGGGCAAGCAGAAATGCGCAACCTTATCTGGCAGCTGGTATGTCTTACATGTAGGTTCTGTGGCTATGGCCCTGATAGCCTTTATGGTCCCTGgtatttaaaatatactttGCAATCTATGCAGATACTAAGTACCGCATTTTTCCCTggcaaaagtaaaaataaatcacattTCCCTGGGTATACAGCTTTTTCTTATCCTGAGATATCcgtcatttttctttctttgtgttTGTGGTGCATTATAAATCTCTGCATAAGTTCTTGGGTGAACAGTTTGCCGTTAATATTAGAAATGGGTTAGCATGCAGCTAGGTTTTATTAAGAAATATACACTCCTCAATTTgtccctttttttaaaaataatttctcagTCTCAAACCCTGATCACAGGGAAAACATTCATTATTaaagtatattaaattttaagagagTTTTGGAGGTTCAGTATTTGAATATCTTCCTTTTCACTtatgttaaataaatttcattgttgtaaaaaataaagGGGAAAAAGTTGTTTCTTGGATGTGATCATATTATATTTCCCAGAATTTATTCTTGATTTTACCTTGTACTATATGTTCTTGaaaaatcatcttttttttttttccttatctaCTCAGTTATTAGCTCTCAAGTCCTGTCATGATCGCAACATCACACACAGAGATATTAAACCTGGTAAGACATGGGTAATTTGTTGTGCCTGAGTGATGTATGCCTATGCAGATTCCTAgatgaacataattttttcaaaatcaatagGATACCAATTAGTTGGTGCTTTTGAATTTCAAGCCATTAATTTTCTGGAAATCATTGTAAattattgttcaatttttacctttttttaagcAAACTCACTGTTACTTTTCTGTCTAATAAATTTACTTAATCAATTTCTCTGCATTTTGGGTCCTATATTTGCTCCAAAAAATTAATCTGTCTTGTGTTTAATGCCTACTTATGTAATTGTTAAAACACTATACTTATGTTGTCCCTTTATCTACAGTTCATAACAAGATTGCCATCTGTGATTCTTTGATGCATGTGtgattgatttttcattttttttataatgcaaTGCTCAATTGAAAGAATTTggttatttgtaaaaattaactgacttggtgtattttatttttgaagagaATATGGTGATATGCTTTGAAGATCAGGAAACAGGGAGATGCTTGAAAGAGATTCCCactaaagttaataatttttccaCCAAAATGTACAGTGAAGTATCTTAGTTGTATTTTAGTACCAtgcttttgttttaaattgttcttttagaataaaaaattgattggaAGCACTTTTAccttctataatttatatttaaaccaTAGATGTGATATGCCTAATTACTTCTATTTATGATGTGATTAGGTCAATTGTGATTTAAtccaattttaaatcaaatcatatttttgaaaaCTCAGTTCTACATCTCTGTTAAGATATTTAGAAAATTacttgaatatatatatttacaaatcCAGTAATTAATTGTAATGATCCTGTCAGTATGGTTGCATACTGCATGCCCTTTGAAAGATTGATCTTTAGCATCCATTTCCAAGTTCCTATCTCCCTGTGTTAGAAACAACTAAatatttttccatttctttccAACCATTGTTCTGCTCAATTAAATTTTCTGCAATTTCAATGCACATTTACTGTTTCTGTTCCAAAAAGTAAGCTATATATGGTGACTGACTTTTCAGCAAAGATAAATGGGCGATTTTGATATGCAAGAGAATTCATTCACTGTGAAATTTGTTATTCActtctttagaaaataattccATACATGTTCTTGCTTgcttactatttatttattcgGAAATGGTCTACTATCAGTTATGTATCAGTGGATTCTGTGCCTTTTAGTTATGATGACTCTCAGCACAGATAGAATTGCAAAACTTGTTTTATGTTGAACATGTTGAGATTTTCTTTGAAGCcattaatattgtattttaaatttagccATGTGATATGATGCATGAAAAATTCTGAATTAATTCTTCAATTCATTACCATCTAGGATCTATAAACAGGTATAAGAGGTATCCATGTATGGCTATATTCTGCTTGCATTGGGAACAATCTCTCTCAAATCTATTATTTAACTGATAATCATTGTTGAGTCTTTGGCAATGATAGCAATAAAACTGGGTTATTGGCTTATTGCTTACCTTTAAAACTTGAGTTATCTATCCGACTATTTGTGTGTCTCTATTTGTGTGAATAATTTATTGGTGTTGTGTAGTGAATTTGGTGCTTTTTGCTCTTTCTTTTAGGCGTATTATTGACTTTGGAAGTGGAATTGATGAATTTACATTAAAGCATTTATATGGTTCCACTGGGCCTTCTAGGTATCTTGCTGCTCTTTATACACACTGATTATTTACTTATGATTATTGTGGTAAAAATATGCTATGCTTCTTCAGAGCTGAACAAACCTATGAGTATACTCCTCCTGAAGCTTTGCTGAATGCTACATGGTATCAAGGGCCAACAAGCTCAACTTTGAAGTATGTGATGTCTTACATGAAGTCGGCGtttgtattcatttttttccttttcaagatGTTGCTTGATCTTTTGGTTCTGCAATTCTTGAAGCAATCTTTTTGCTTTCACAGATATGACATGTGGAGCGTTGGTGTTGTGATGTTAGAGTTGGTCTTAGGGACACCAAATGTCTTCCAGATAAATGCTTTAACACGTGCTCTTTTAGACAGACAACTAGAAGGTTGGAATGAGGGTGTGAAGGAGCTGGCATACAAGTAAGCAAGTTTTTTAGCAGGTGTAATCCTAATCTTGTTTAATGCCACGAAATTTAGATGACCAGCTGATagtatctctctctctctctctctctctaagcAAGAAGGGCAACCGAAGTTTGTTTATGAATTGTTTGTGACAATCCAAAAGGAATGCACCCTTTAGGTGCTTTTCTGTTTTTGAAGATGTCTTCTTCTGTCATTCACTAAATTGGTTGCTGGTTGTTTGGTGGGAACTAAGATCCAAGTTAGTTCCACCAATGGATTGGAGGTAGTTCAATATTAGGAGTTTATGTGATAGAAAATAATTGGTTCTGTTATAGCAAATCTATTAGAAAGCAATACCGCCTTAAAAATTGTAGCATGGCAGTTATGCGTAGAAAACAACTGCTGGCAGTTATGTATTAGGATTTAGGTGTATATATCTGATAGAAATCTATTAGAAAACAGATTTGTATTAGAAACTGCATGATTTCAGTTATGCATAGAAAATAGCTGCTGGTAGCCATGTATTAGGAGTATATATATCTGATAGTAGGTTGTGTAATTAGGAACTGTGAAGCTATTTCCAGTCTGGGGACAGAGAATCCTCTGTTAGACAGGAAGTGTATTGCAGTATTGTGTGTGATTTCAGTgttcaatattatattttattacctTTTCATTTGGTGTCTTatcattgtttttatttgtacacttgaaattgaattagTAGCTCAATGCTAGAATGTCctgttttattgttttctaaCATCTGGCTGGAGTTTTTTGACACAAGTACAAGTCCTTTATTGAATTGGAATTGCTTTGAGTTGATTAGAATGGGTGACAGTCTTGCCATTATTCAAAGATCATTATTCAAAGATGTGTATTCCTTTGTGGATTGTCTTGGGACACCAAATCTCAAGATTCAGTTTTCTGCTTTAGTTTGAAGTCAAGAAATTTcctttcatttcaaaatttagGCTTTGCTTGCTCTTTAGCATTTCCTATgttcatttaataaatatcaaGGAAGCATGAGAGAATAGAtgtgttgaaaattcaaaactCTGGGCATCTGGGATGGTGATTGTCATTCTCTCAGTTGTAAGATTGCATTTTCATTAGTTTACTTATATTGGGTATTTATTATTGGAAACCTCTCAGTCATTTTCTCTGCCACAATCCAATACATTTTTATAGGTTTGACTTTGGACAACTATAAAGTTTACTGTCTTCTTCAAGAGTATTATGTGCAAGCAGTCAGGCACCTAAACATTTGAATCTTGCTCATGCATCCCAGTTCCAAATATAGTTACTGGTTTAACCCTAGAACTTCTGTTTTTGTTCTGAAGACTTGATTGTGATGGGGGTACTAAATATTTGTTAATTCTTTTGGACTTCTGTACTCTATAAttgtaacttttattttattaatgtggTGACAGACTTAGATCATTCATGGAATTGTGCATTTTAATCCCTGGAATTTCCAGGTCCAGCAGTTCCTCAAAAAAGTATCAAAAGGTGAACCAAGTTTACCATCTTAGCAGTTTTAATCTTTGGTTCTTAACCTGTCAAATGCTGATTATGTTCCAACTTTCTATATTTGAATATACATTGACCTGATGAAGTATTCATCTTTGTCAATTTAGGTTGGAGTTTCACCTGCATCTTGGAAATGCTCCGAAGAATTCTTCTCTCGTCAAATTAGGAATCGAGATCCCCTAAAAATAGGGTTAGATATCTGAtgctttcatttttatcatattatgatatatatatatctattctTTTCCCATTGTGCAATTGCTTTCTTGTCATAATATATTCCTTTGACTTGCAGTTTTTCAAACATCTGGGCGTTACGGTTAGTGCGCCATCTGTTACATTGGGATCCAGTAAGTTGCCAGATTAAAACTGATTTCTTGTTATGTTTACCCTCAAAACATGTTTGATTGATGAAACTGTCTAAATTGTTTACCATCATTATTCATAGCACTGAAGTTTGATTGCCTAATTTATGTGAAGTTTGATGCATTATGCAAGGCCGCATAATTATCCCAAATAAATATCATCTATGTAACCTCCCTAAATTCCAGTTCTCTAAGCAACTATTTGAGCCAAACAAGTTAACAAGTGGCTAAAGTCATGGCTCGATACTCTGCTTTTGCACCAGATCTTGTAACCACTCTcaatttcatgcttttctaagaAATTAGATTACCAACAACAGAGAGCAGTAATCAAAAGTGGACCTCCTGTGAATGGGAGAGCTTGCCTAATCTACATCTGAATATCCCACAACTCAAGTTCATATAGGACACCTTTTTGTAGGACTCCTTTAATATACTTCAACATGCGAATTACTGCATCCAATGTCCTTCACAGGGAGAGTTCAAAAACTGACACACCACAGTGACTGTAAAAGATGTGTGGATAAGTAATAGTCATCTAGTTTAGTTTCCTGACTAGTTTTCAATACCTTTCTGGATCTGAAGGTGGCTTCCCCTAGAACATATGCACCTTGTTCAACAgtaacatatttttcttttgttgtttgtttcaCTTAATAAGTTGCCATTGGAGCCGACTGAAAAACTAAGACCTGTTGTCTTGGATGCGGGATTTTTGAAATTACACAGTCCACCACCTTGTTAACAGTATCAAAGCACATTTAATAATCCTCGTAGATAAGTTCGTTGATAGAGAAATGAGTACGAGGAAgggtcattttttctttttgtacacaaacacaaaaaaggGGGGTGACTGATTTGGCTAACAGTAGTCCCTATTTTAGTTGGGTACTGCTGTATCTAATCAAGGCTTCTTTCAAAACTGTAGGAGGATCGGCCAAGTATTGATGAGGCTCTGCAACATCCTTATTTCCAACATcccccaagagaatgattttatAGTAAACATGTCAATGCCTTACCCATCGAGTTATTCATTCACAGGTAAATAATCTGTGCCACCAACCAACTGATAGCTGATGTTATAAATTCGATTATAAAACTTACAATAGTCTTATATCACATGATAGCTTATAGAACTTATTGAAAGAGCTTATAGGAGTCAAAGTCATTTTCATAAGGTTGAATAAATTGTGTAGAAACTCTTCCAAATGCCTCCTGAATGGATTGCTATTGTTAAAAGTCGAGTAAACCTTTATTTTAGACCTTAAAAGTGTAAGTGACTATCACCTTAGTCTTTTAACTTTATAAAATCCTCACTTTAGTCTCATTTTGCAAAATGtcattcacttttttttgttcataCATTCAAAAATGTGGACATGGACTACAGTGAATAATTTTTGTTgcaaagtcagggactaaaatGAGGATTTTAGAATGTTAAGGACTAAAGTGTCTGACACCTACAATCTTAGGGATTTGATTGAGGGTTTTACTCTGATTCTGTGTCTTCTGTTACTGAACTTGTCCTAGTGAACAGAAGCAGATGTTGGAGTGAAAGGGCACAAAAAATTACTGTGTTATTGTGTATATACATTGACATTCGTGTATCAAGCCTGACAAGATGAGGCCAAAATAACTGATTGTGCCAAAAATACAGAAACTGACTACTAACAGGTGCCAAAATCCTATGAACCATGACCCTGAGGACCCGATAAGCATCGGTTGCTTGATTTTCTATATTGAAATATAGAAAAGTTGGTAttcctttgtcttttttttttttatttattaaattgaatGTAATACTACAGCAGATGAGACAGCGGAAACAATATCAATGACCAGTTCTgcaaatatttattcttttttttctccctctGGAAATGGAAAGAAGTTTTAAATGAACTTTGCTTATTTTACCCGTATCATGATAAACTACAGTACACAAAAAGAACATTTTTTCCGTGTTTTTCTTTTGGCTTGAAATATTGAATAATGTATCATTATCCTTTAGTTTAGTTGGCTGACTTGTTCTTAATGACTATTAGTTCATCTCATTCCATTTCCTTCAGTTGTGCTGTAAGTGTCACGACATTATGAAAGTATTGCCTCTTGAaggacataaaaaaaaaattgaatttagtgGTAGCATCAATATCATCTGTAATTTGCATGGAAGCTGGACTAAAATGAAAGACTTGAATTTCATAAAAGATTCATGACAAGGAAATTATTACAGATTGATCGATACTGCCTCCGCTTAGAACAGTGTTTATGGCACATTCAGCCAAAAATGACGAGGATGATGCCAAATGGGGATGCCATATCTGGCACATATGTCCCCAGTTGTCAAGCTTTAAAAAATTCCATGGGATTGAAGAACCAAAATCTAAAGCATTTTATGTAGAGAGAATCGGGTTGTTGAAAAATCTAATAATATCAATCACATGTTGGAAGGACGTGTTTGGTTTTAAGTATCCAATAGGTGTTCGCGGCTTTGATTcgatttttcatcaaaaaa is a window from the Glycine max cultivar Williams 82 chromosome 2, Glycine_max_v4.0, whole genome shotgun sequence genome containing:
- the LOC100781476 gene encoding uncharacterized protein; protein product: MIPKTPSRHLLLALGFLLCATIPFVHGESSTCLTVYKNGGAPAVFQSPKCPRWKLSDYDSPPQTTARCQTAMLQGRRNSQEDRALCVLDVRIPFPGPNGIKEVAVGIVAVFDGHNGAEASEMASKLLVEYFVLHTYFLLDAAFSVISKTSTETLLHKRDRDHVNLLHRWKEILGLEWHELHFERFQNTFSPNFDDSFHLEILKEALLRAVHDIDAKFSEEASRNNLHSGSTATVVLVADDKILVANIGDSKAILCSENFQSPREAKDLLLKLYRQKEHDGSVSVWDREKYRLVSSHGLTHFAVKELTSDHHPDRDDERIRVETAGGQVQNWGGVPRINGQLAITRAIGDVLFKSYGVISAPEVTDWQPLTANDSFLVVASDGVFEKMSVQDVCDLLWEVHRFSNMRSECTPASSYSLADLIVNTAFKKGSMDNVAAVVIPLESAKSSANSLRGSYSGKRDADFPLFGQQETASKSSVNDIGSDLIHLEHPHLVDTKFKRILVEVKDGDFGCFYLSENLDEPEDSKQIAKKTDWEDYLYELPQPLPDALHQHATPGGPVNLYNSQNFCFHLGPTISEAEDQCINPEGFASFIGLLESIPLHDTGSSNGSADYSMPDLRYVLKKSFGRGSYGEVWLAFHWNCNQDSNSAKMSKDDKNTTSSSTASDCQDGSTNYTLYILKRIMVERGSAVYLSGLREKYFGEIFLNASTCFEDPLSAGKSNCVLETSQFGPEKSFPNKFRLQRTTYEEGLNHIARYVESFESQANEIWLVFSYEGLSLSKLLYAVEDAYGTAEKERLEQAKHVQILRPSKWWHWLKTAEEGQAEMRNLIWQLLLALKSCHDRNITHRDIKPENMVICFEDQETGRCLKEIPTKVNNFSTKMRIIDFGSGIDEFTLKHLYGSTGPSRAEQTYEYTPPEALLNATWYQGPTSSTLKYDMWSVGVVMLELVLGTPNVFQINALTRALLDRQLEGWNEGVKELAYKLRSFMELCILIPGISRSSSSSKKYQKVGVSPASWKCSEEFFSRQIRNRDPLKIGFSNIWALRLVRHLLHWDPEDRPSIDEALQHPYFQHPPRE